One genomic segment of Dissulfurirhabdus thermomarina includes these proteins:
- the hisC gene encoding histidinol-phosphate transaminase translates to MKELRLHVPAHIADLVPYPPGKPLEELEREYGITGAVKLASNENPLGPSPKAVAAVREAAANLHRYPDGSGYYLKHRLAERLGVDLAGIVLGNGSNELIDLLVRVFVAPGDEVASSDPAFLVYRKMVQAAAGRNVLVPLRGHRHDLPAMARRVTDRTRLVFLDNPHNPTGSILARPDFEAFLADLPETVLVVLDEAYAEFVRGETPRALDYLGRDRRVVGLRTFSKAHGLAGLRVGYGVMDPEVAGYLERVRQPFNVNAAAQAGALAALDDEAHLRRTLEVTWSGMDRLREGLSALGCRVLESHTNFLMADMGRDAGEVYEAVLRRGVILRSMAAYGYPTWIRITVGRPEENERCLAALAEVLTG, encoded by the coding sequence ATGAAGGAACTCCGCCTCCACGTCCCGGCCCACATCGCCGACCTCGTCCCCTACCCGCCCGGGAAACCCCTGGAGGAGCTGGAACGGGAATACGGCATCACGGGCGCCGTCAAGCTCGCCTCCAACGAGAACCCCCTCGGGCCCTCGCCCAAGGCCGTGGCCGCCGTCCGCGAGGCGGCGGCGAACCTCCACCGCTACCCCGACGGAAGCGGCTACTACCTCAAGCACCGGCTGGCCGAACGCCTCGGCGTGGACCTCGCCGGGATCGTCCTCGGCAACGGCTCCAACGAGCTCATCGACCTCCTGGTGCGGGTCTTCGTGGCCCCGGGGGACGAGGTCGCGAGCAGCGACCCGGCCTTCCTCGTGTACCGGAAGATGGTCCAGGCCGCCGCGGGCCGGAACGTCCTGGTCCCCCTGCGCGGCCACCGGCACGACCTCCCGGCCATGGCGCGCCGGGTGACGGACCGGACCCGGCTCGTCTTCCTCGACAACCCCCACAACCCCACGGGCTCCATCCTGGCCCGGCCCGACTTCGAGGCCTTCCTGGCCGACCTCCCGGAGACGGTCCTCGTGGTCCTGGACGAGGCCTACGCGGAGTTCGTCCGGGGGGAGACGCCCCGCGCCCTCGACTACCTGGGCCGCGACCGGCGGGTGGTGGGCCTGAGGACCTTTTCCAAGGCCCACGGCCTGGCCGGGCTCCGGGTGGGCTACGGGGTCATGGACCCGGAGGTGGCCGGCTACCTCGAGCGGGTCCGCCAGCCCTTCAACGTGAACGCCGCGGCCCAGGCCGGCGCCCTGGCCGCCCTCGACGACGAGGCCCACCTGCGCCGCACCCTCGAGGTCACCTGGTCGGGCATGGACCGGCTGCGGGAGGGGCTTTCCGCCCTCGGCTGCCGGGTGCTCGAGAGCCACACCAACTTCCTCATGGCCGACATGGGCCGGGACGCCGGCGAGGTCTACGAGGCCGTGCTCCGGCGCGGGGTCATCCTCCGTTCCATGGCGGCCTACGGCTACCCGACGTGGATCCGGATCACCGTGGGCCGCCCGGAGGAGAACGAGCGGTGCCTGGCGGCCCTGGCCGAGGTGCTGACCGGCTAG
- a CDS encoding sugar transferase, with the protein MLREYSRILVFLAAALDGLVIAAAFAAACLLQGRLLGRTLDPRYFWYVVPFSALFLFLLHRYGLYGSQRYDPAWTTVRRVLSAAAWAAVLSGAALYLAHAGGFSRSFFGLFLLLAAGALVAEKILIRWIQGAFRRRGRNLRHVLVAGRGERFRRLLDWIAARPQLGIRVVEAVDWAEGDVLERVRRLFRRRVVDEVFVALDRGTPPGPREVRAFLRLCEEFGKVTRVLTAVHEETGYARMAPCRLGEWPALCLYSLPLDPDLLLLKRWLDVTGALVGLAATAVLFPAIALAIKLDSPGPVLFRQVRVGRNGRRFRILKFRTMIADAERRKAELLDRNHHDGPIFKVPDDPRVTRVGRFLRRTSLDELPQFWNVLKGEMSLVGTRPPTPEEVVQYAAWHYRRISIRPGITGLWQVCGRNRIRDFDRIVRLDLYYISNWSFWLDVRLILRTLRVLFVPGRNGGC; encoded by the coding sequence GTGCTCCGGGAATATTCCCGCATCCTGGTGTTCCTGGCGGCTGCCCTGGACGGGCTCGTCATCGCCGCGGCCTTCGCCGCGGCCTGCCTCCTCCAGGGGCGGCTCCTCGGCCGCACCCTCGACCCGCGCTACTTCTGGTACGTGGTCCCCTTCTCGGCGCTCTTCCTGTTCCTCTTGCACCGGTACGGGCTCTACGGCTCCCAGCGCTACGATCCCGCCTGGACCACGGTGCGGCGCGTGCTCTCCGCCGCCGCCTGGGCGGCGGTGCTCTCGGGCGCCGCCCTCTACCTCGCCCACGCCGGGGGGTTCAGCCGGAGCTTCTTCGGCCTCTTCCTGCTCCTCGCCGCCGGGGCCCTCGTTGCGGAGAAGATCCTGATCCGGTGGATCCAGGGGGCGTTCCGGCGCCGGGGACGGAACCTCCGCCACGTCTTGGTGGCGGGGCGGGGGGAGCGTTTCCGGCGGCTCCTCGACTGGATCGCGGCCCGGCCCCAGCTCGGGATCCGGGTGGTGGAGGCGGTGGACTGGGCGGAGGGCGACGTCCTGGAGCGGGTGCGCCGCCTCTTCAGGCGGCGGGTGGTGGACGAGGTCTTCGTGGCCCTGGACCGGGGCACCCCCCCGGGTCCCCGGGAGGTTCGGGCCTTCTTACGGCTGTGCGAAGAGTTCGGAAAGGTGACCCGGGTGCTCACCGCCGTGCACGAGGAGACCGGGTACGCCCGGATGGCGCCCTGTCGGCTGGGGGAGTGGCCGGCGCTCTGCCTCTATTCCCTGCCCCTCGACCCGGACCTCCTGCTCCTCAAGCGGTGGCTCGACGTGACCGGCGCCCTGGTAGGCCTCGCCGCCACGGCGGTCCTCTTCCCCGCCATCGCCCTCGCCATCAAGCTCGATTCCCCCGGCCCGGTTCTCTTCCGCCAGGTCCGGGTGGGGCGAAACGGCCGGCGGTTCCGCATCCTCAAGTTCCGGACCATGATCGCCGACGCCGAACGCCGCAAGGCGGAGCTCCTCGACCGCAACCACCACGACGGCCCCATCTTCAAGGTGCCCGACGACCCCCGGGTGACCCGGGTGGGGCGCTTCCTCCGGCGGACGAGCCTCGACGAGCTGCCCCAGTTCTGGAACGTCCTCAAGGGGGAGATGTCGCTGGTGGGGACGCGGCCGCCCACGCCCGAGGAGGTCGTCCAGTATGCGGCCTGGCACTACCGGCGGATCAGCATACGGCCCGGGATCACCGGGCTCTGGCAGGTCTGCGGGCGGAACCGCATCCGCGACTTCGACCGGATCGTCCGGCTGGACCTTTACTACATCTCCAACTGGAGCTTCTGGCTCGACGTCCGGCTGATCCTCCGGACCCTCCGGGTGCTCTTCGTCCCGGGGCGCAACGGGGGGTGCTGA
- a CDS encoding helix-turn-helix transcriptional regulator: MKIQHLSHRDAVLLLEMIDESLSCTTEEDLRRLVGRLSDLLPYQAALSCAAVLPPGKTAKALHPVNVDYPEPYLEVLQERGLVFHDPVLVENFRSFRLQYWADTIQRRPSPRMLEIASLAEDFGFHRTREGVGYAHGARDRGGRVGSFFCFHGLPRCPRTEEILSLVVPHLHEALRRAVGVPMRASPLTRRETEVLRWIKEGKGTWEISVILGISERTVKFHVGNILRKLDVETRAHAVARALEEGFLDLG, from the coding sequence ATGAAGATCCAGCACTTGTCCCATCGGGACGCCGTTCTCCTCCTGGAGATGATCGACGAAAGCCTCTCCTGCACGACGGAGGAGGATCTCCGGCGGCTCGTCGGCCGTCTCTCGGACCTGCTGCCCTACCAGGCGGCCCTGTCCTGCGCGGCGGTCCTGCCGCCCGGGAAGACCGCCAAGGCCCTGCATCCCGTCAACGTGGATTACCCGGAGCCCTACCTGGAAGTGCTGCAGGAGCGCGGGCTCGTGTTCCACGACCCGGTGTTGGTCGAGAACTTCCGGAGCTTCCGCCTCCAGTACTGGGCGGATACCATCCAGCGGCGCCCCTCCCCGCGGATGCTCGAGATCGCCTCCCTTGCCGAGGATTTCGGGTTCCACCGGACCCGGGAGGGGGTCGGCTACGCCCACGGCGCCCGGGACCGCGGGGGCAGGGTCGGCAGTTTCTTCTGCTTCCACGGCCTCCCCCGGTGCCCCCGGACCGAGGAGATCCTCTCCCTGGTCGTCCCCCACCTCCATGAGGCCCTGCGCCGGGCGGTGGGCGTCCCGATGCGGGCCTCCCCCCTGACCCGCAGGGAGACGGAAGTCCTCCGATGGATCAAGGAGGGAAAGGGGACGTGGGAAATTTCCGTGATCCTGGGGATCAGCGAGCGAACCGTAAAGTTCCACGTGGGGAACATCCTCCGGAAGCTCGACGTGGAGACCCGGGCCCACGCCGTGGCCCGGGCCCTGGAGGAAGGCTTCCTGGACCTCGGCTGA